The genomic interval TGACGTGTTACAGCGCGTTGATCCACAAGCCACAAAGCGCCATATAGCGCAGACTATAGAGGCTTTAGCACAGGCAGATATCGCTGTGCTTTTGATTGCCGAACCGCATTTTAGTGCGAGCAATATGATAGGGATTGCACGCGATAACCCGATCTACGCTGAGCTTGCCGCCTCACACGACCTCGCACTGTTTGCTGATCAGTGGTCACAGATTTTATCGGATGAGGCGCTTAAATCCGATGAAATCCACGCCAACGCTGATGGCTATCGTCAGTTCGCCCGTGCGCTGTATCAGTTTTTGCAAGTAGTCGGTTATCTTTAGAAGCTTAACGTTGTCCGGCACACGGTGGACTATCCGGACCTTTTTGCGCGCGAGCCTGCCACTCTTCGGGTGTATAAGTATGGAGCGCTAGCGCATGCACCTCGCCGCCACCTTGCTTTAATAACGGGTTGACGCACTGATAAACTTTTTGATGCCGACGAACCCGTGATAACCCTGAGAAATCCTCACTAACCACCGTCACTTTAAAATGCGTTTCAGCACCCGGCTGATAATGAGCGTGTTGCGCGGATTCATTAAGCACATCAAGATGCTTTGGTGATAACGCGCGCAAGGCTTCGTTGATAGCATCAGCAATCGGTGTCGGCACTACTTACGCTCGTTATACGGATTGTGTTTGTCACGGAAGCTGATACGCACCGGCGTCCCATCAAGCTGAAAATGGCGACGGAAAAATTTACTCAAATACTGCTCATAACTCGCCGGAACGTTGGTTGTTCTCGAACCATGAATAATAATATGCGGTGGATTACGCCCACCTTGGTGCGCGTATTGCAGCTTAATCGCGTAGCCATTAACCAACGGCGGTTGGTGGCGTCGATACGCGGCATTCAATGCTTCGGTGAGTTTGTTGGTCGAAAGTTCGCGCATCGCAGCGTGATAGACTTTTTTAACCGCCGGTAACAGCTGACGAATATTACTGCCATGCAGCGCAGAAATATAAAACACCTGTGCGTAATCGACAAAGCGCAGTTTACGCTCAAATTGCGTTTGCACGTCACGGCGCTGATCCTCATCGAGATGATCCCATTTGTTGATCGCGATAATCAGAGCACGCCCACGTTTTACGATCTCGCCAAGTAAATGTGCGTCCTGATCGCTGACGCCTTCGTGTGCATCGAGCAAAAGCAACACCACATTGGCGCGGTCAATCGCATCTAAACTCTTAACCACACTGAATTTTTCCACCTTATCTGAGACGCGCGCACGACGACGAATACCGGCGGTATCAATCAGGGTAAAGGTTTCACCATCACGATCGGTATAGGGAATCGCAATTGCATCACGCGTTGTCCCAGCAACCGGGCTGGCCACCAGGCGTTCTTCACCAATCAAGCGATTGAGCAAGGTCGATTTACCGGCATTAGGCCGTCCAACCACCGCTAGAGCAATCCCGCTTAATTCATGCTGCGCAAGATGCGCCTCTTCTTCATCAAGCAGAAATTGCTCTTCCGGCAAGCCATCGAGTAATTCGATAATTCGTGAACCGAGTTGACGCAAACCGCGACGATGCACTGCAGCAATCGCGAGTACATTGGCAAAGCCAAGTGCGTAAAAATCAGCAAGCAGGACATCAGGATCAGCAAAATCAGTTTTATTAACCGCAACAATCAACGGTTTCTGGCTCCGGCGTAGCTCTTGCACAATCGATTCATCCACCGCGGTCAAACCTTCGCGTGCATCAACCACCAAGACCACAACATCGGCTTCTATGACTGCTTCTCGTGCCTGCTTATCGACACGAAAATCAATATCCGCTTCTTCTTCGCGCAGCAGCCCACCAGTATCAATCACCTGTACCTGACGCCCTTCAAGATCCGCCAGACCGTAATTGCGGTCGCGGGTGAGACCTGGGGTATCGCTAACAATCGAATCACGGCTGCGCGTGAGTGCGTTAAATAGCGTGGATTTACCAACATTGGGTCGCCCGACTAAGGCCAGACGTGGTAGCCGATAACTTGGCGTGCTGAGCGTGTTCTCGCCGCCGTTCTGTTCATTGTATTCGTTCATTTAGCGCGGTGCCACCACAACCAATTTACCATCAGCAAGCTGCCAAGCAATGCCGCTGTTAAGCACAACCGGCTCGCTTAGCGCATAGGTCGATCCTATCTTATTTTGCCCGATTAAACGGCCATCACGACTATCAAACCAATGCAAATACCCTTCACCATCGATGCCACCAACGATCCCTGGTGGAATCGCCACTAATGGCGAGAGGTAACGCCCTTCTAAGGCATCATTTTGCCAACGGATGCTGCCATCATTTTGATTGAGCGCAATCACATGATCAATGTCATTGGCCAAAAATAGTCCATCCGGCGACATCGCAAAATCTTGTGCGGTCGCAGCTTGTGGTTGACGCCACAATATATTGCCGCCTTCTAAACTCACCGCAAAGGTTTCGTCTTGAAATGCTGAGGCAAACAGCGTGCTGCCGTTGATTTTCGGGGTTGCGTCCATATCCACCAGGCGCTGCACATCGTTATTTCCTGAACCAATCGCTAAACGTTCTTCCACCATCGGCATACCGCTGGCTTGGTCTAAGACCACCAAACGGCCGCTGTTGGTCGTGACAATCACCACACCACCACCGACCACCGGTGAAGCATCGCCACGCACGACCAATTTAGGTTCGCTAATGCGGTATTGCCACAGCACCACGCCATCGCTGGCACGGTAAGCAAACACAGCACCACTACTCGCACGTACTACCACCATATCATTGGTATAACTCGGCGCCGCTAATACTGATTCACCCAATGAAGCGCGCCAACGCGGCTCGCCGTTTTCTGCCGACAAGGCCAATAAATCGCCATTACGCGTTACCGCAAATAACAAACCTGGTGCTGCGGTCACACCCGCGCTGATATCGGTATCTAAATCGTATTGATAGAGTCGATCGCCACTTCTGGCATTAAAAGCGCTCAGCCTGCCATCGGCACTGATCACATATAGACGCTGTCCGTCAGTGGCAGGACGCAGGCGCAGACCACGATCCGCACCAACTTTGCCGACACTTTGTGACCAGATCACCGGACTTTGAATTTGTGTGCTGGTTTCTGGTAAAGGCTTAGGTTCAGGACGATTATCTTCACCTAAGAAAAAATTACTTGGCGAACACGCACTAATCGCCAAGGCTGAGGCTAATATCAAGAGAATTCGCGCTGTCATAAAGATTTCCTGAGTTTATTGAGTCGGAGGATTAGTGGCCGTTGCCAGCTCACCTTCAACGGCGGCCAGCTGTTGCGCTAACATCGCTGCATCACCTTGTATCGAACGATACGCTTCAGCAGCCCGTTCAAGATTGCCTTGCTGCTGGTAAATAACCGCTTCGAGTAACGCGACCTGGTTCGCGTACGCACTACCTTTGAGCGCCTGTAATTCGCTAAGCGCGGCATCGTATTGGCCATCGCGCATTTCTAAATTCGCCAGCTGCCAACGCGCGCTATCAACCACTAAAGGATCTTTGGCATTCACCGCTTCGCCTAAAAACGTTTTCGCCCGTGCTAAATCATTATTTGTCGCGGCTTCTTTAGCCATTAACAATTGGGCAAGGCCGATAGTTTGCGCAGATTGATCCATTTCAGCATAGATGCGCTGCGTCTCTTGGGCTTGGTTGGCCTCGACCGCATCACCTAACTGGTTAAGTAATGCACTTTGCTCAGAGGCTTGTTTAAGTTGCGCACTTTGCCACCATTGGTAGCCACCTACTGCCCCAACCGCTAATACCAAACCTACAATAATGCTCACGCCATAGCGTTGTAGCCATTCGCGAACCAGTTCACCGGTTTCTTCGTCTGTTCGTTCCATCATCAAGCCCTTTGTGTGTTAAGCCAAGCAACCACATCTGCCTGTGCGACTGTGTGCTGACTTCCATCGGTTAAATTCTTCATCGTTACATTGCCTTCTGCCGCTTCACCTTCACCCACAATCAAGGCAAAGTGCGCGCCACTGCGATCGGCTTTTTTCATTTGCGATTTCATGCCTTGCACTTCCGGATGAAAGACTACCCGCGCAGAAGGCACAGCTTGGCGAATCGATTGGCAAAGCGAGAGTACGGTGGTTTGTTGCGCCGACTCTAAAGCGATCGCATAGACTAAAGGCGTGGGTGGGCTAAACGGTTTGGCCTGTTCAGCCAGTGATAAAATACGGTCAATCCCAAAAGCAAAACCTGCGGCTGGCGTGGGTTTGCCGCCAAGCTGCTCAACTAAACCATCATAGCGCCCACCAGCACAGACTGTTCCTTGCGCACCCAAGGCTTGGGTGGTCCATTCAAACACGCTGTGGTTGTAATAGTCCAGGCCACGCACCAAACGTGGGTTAATCACATACGCGACGCCAAGAGCGTCGAGCATCGCACAAACATCTTTAAAATGCTGGCGACTCTCCTCGCCAAGTGCATCCTCTAACAAAGGTGCACCCTCGAGCACCGCTTGCACTTGCGCGTTCTTACTATCAAGAATCCGCAGCGGGTTAGTCTCTAAGCGACGAATGCTGTCGTCATCAAGCTGGTCCTTATGCTGCGTTAGATACGCGA from Suttonella sp. R2A3 carries:
- the bamB gene encoding outer membrane protein assembly factor BamB gives rise to the protein MTARILLILASALAISACSPSNFFLGEDNRPEPKPLPETSTQIQSPVIWSQSVGKVGADRGLRLRPATDGQRLYVISADGRLSAFNARSGDRLYQYDLDTDISAGVTAAPGLLFAVTRNGDLLALSAENGEPRWRASLGESVLAAPSYTNDMVVVRASSGAVFAYRASDGVVLWQYRISEPKLVVRGDASPVVGGGVVIVTTNSGRLVVLDQASGMPMVEERLAIGSGNNDVQRLVDMDATPKINGSTLFASAFQDETFAVSLEGGNILWRQPQAATAQDFAMSPDGLFLANDIDHVIALNQNDGSIRWQNDALEGRYLSPLVAIPPGIVGGIDGEGYLHWFDSRDGRLIGQNKIGSTYALSEPVVLNSGIAWQLADGKLVVVAPR
- the der gene encoding ribosome biogenesis GTPase Der, encoding MNEYNEQNGGENTLSTPSYRLPRLALVGRPNVGKSTLFNALTRSRDSIVSDTPGLTRDRNYGLADLEGRQVQVIDTGGLLREEEADIDFRVDKQAREAVIEADVVVLVVDAREGLTAVDESIVQELRRSQKPLIVAVNKTDFADPDVLLADFYALGFANVLAIAAVHRRGLRQLGSRIIELLDGLPEEQFLLDEEEAHLAQHELSGIALAVVGRPNAGKSTLLNRLIGEERLVASPVAGTTRDAIAIPYTDRDGETFTLIDTAGIRRRARVSDKVEKFSVVKSLDAIDRANVVLLLLDAHEGVSDQDAHLLGEIVKRGRALIIAINKWDHLDEDQRRDVQTQFERKLRFVDYAQVFYISALHGSNIRQLLPAVKKVYHAAMRELSTNKLTEALNAAYRRHQPPLVNGYAIKLQYAHQGGRNPPHIIIHGSRTTNVPASYEQYLSKFFRRHFQLDGTPVRISFRDKHNPYNERK
- a CDS encoding tetratricopeptide repeat protein; translation: MMERTDEETGELVREWLQRYGVSIIVGLVLAVGAVGGYQWWQSAQLKQASEQSALLNQLGDAVEANQAQETQRIYAEMDQSAQTIGLAQLLMAKEAATNNDLARAKTFLGEAVNAKDPLVVDSARWQLANLEMRDGQYDAALSELQALKGSAYANQVALLEAVIYQQQGNLERAAEAYRSIQGDAAMLAQQLAAVEGELATATNPPTQ
- the hisS gene encoding histidine--tRNA ligase; this encodes MSNSAAIQSVRGMRTILPPESEKLAQLSTLVHEILSGFAYQPWSLPLLEKTALFQRTIGEETDIVAKEMYTFADRKGESLSLRPEATAGVVRAMIQEGLLQQPQRLFVEGPMFRYERPQKDRYRQFTQISVEAFGYASPALDVELMLIGDALFSRLGVREQVSLEINSIGQLDERRAYQADLVAYLTQHKDQLDDDSIRRLETNPLRILDSKNAQVQAVLEGAPLLEDALGEESRQHFKDVCAMLDALGVAYVINPRLVRGLDYYNHSVFEWTTQALGAQGTVCAGGRYDGLVEQLGGKPTPAAGFAFGIDRILSLAEQAKPFSPPTPLVYAIALESAQQTTVLSLCQSIRQAVPSARVVFHPEVQGMKSQMKKADRSGAHFALIVGEGEAAEGNVTMKNLTDGSQHTVAQADVVAWLNTQRA
- a CDS encoding GDSL-type esterase/lipase family protein, translating into MINRRNLLILALCAGLAAILWLFRSDEPIAQQPPLPNNARIVALGDSLTYGFGALRGQDYPAVLAELSELEVINMGVNGDTSADVLARIDAVIAIHPDLVLLGVGGNDVLQRVDPQATKRHIAQTIEALAQADIAVLLIAEPHFSASNMIGIARDNPIYAELAASHDLALFADQWSQILSDEALKSDEIHANADGYRQFARALYQFLQVVGYL
- a CDS encoding BolA family transcriptional regulator, which encodes MPTPIADAINEALRALSPKHLDVLNESAQHAHYQPGAETHFKVTVVSEDFSGLSRVRRHQKVYQCVNPLLKQGGGEVHALALHTYTPEEWQARAQKGPDSPPCAGQR